ATGGTCTTCGCCGAAGGCGACGCCGCCCGCGTTGCCAAAGAATCCGGGGCCGATTACGTAGCCGACGACGAAATGATGAAGAAGATTCAGGATGGCTGGACGGATTTCGACGTGTCCATCGCCGTCCCGGAAATGATGGGCAAGGTTGGCCGGTTGGGCCGTATCCTCGGCACGCGCGGCCTCATGCCCAATCCCAAAGCCGGCACCGTGGCTCCGGCCAACGACCTGCCCCGGCTCATCAAAGAAGCCAAAGCCGGCCGCGTCGAGTTCCGCCTCGACAAGACGGCCAACATTCACGTCGTCATCGGCAAAGCGTCGTTTACGTCGGACGCCCTGTACGAGAACTTCTCTTCGCTCATGGAAGCGATTAAGAAGGCCAAGCCCGCCGGCTCAAAGGGTATTTATATCAGGCGAATCACTGTCGCCACCACGATGGGGCCGGGCGTCAAAGTGGACGCCAATGCCGCCCAGTCGTTGGGCGGGGCGGCATAATCAATCCCCAATTCTCTAATTCTCCAATTCTCTATTTGAGAATTGGAGAATCAGAGAATTGCCTTCGCCATAGACCGCAGGCGTCGGGCGCACACTTCGCGCCCGACTTAATCTCCTGCCGAGGTGAAGACTTCTTCTAGAATCAGGCGGCCCCTGCAAAGGCGGCGCGCCCGTTCAGAAAGTCTTTGCGCGATGCGGGTCGAAGGCGTGAAGACTTTTTGATTTCCCTTTCGCTGAAATGATTGGGCGATCAAAAGGTCGAGTAAACAGATCGTCCATTCATCAGCGAAAGGAGGTGACTTACACTTGGCAATCACAAAGAAACGCAGGTCAGAGCTGGTGCAGGAGTACGGCGAACTGCTCAAGAAAAGCGAAGCCCTGATCATCACATCGTACAGCGGCCTCAACATGAAGGGCATTGACACGTTGCGCGGCAAGGTGCGCGACGCTTCGGGCGAGTTTCACATTGTGAAGAACACCCTGGCCGCCCTGGCCCTCAAAGAAGCCGGCCTGCCCGTCCCGGAAGATGTATTGACCGGAAGCAGCGCCATCGGCTTTGCCTTCAAAGATGTGCCGGCTGTGGCTAAAGCCATTGCCGATTTCGCCAAAGACTCGGAGTTTGTCAAAGTCAAAGGCGCAGTGATGGGCAGTAAAACCCTGAGTATCAAACAGGTGGAAGCGCTGGCGTCATTGCCGCCCTTGCCTGTGGTTCGGGCGCAACTGCTCGGCCTGCTCAACACACCCGCCACCCGCCTCACCGGTGCCATCGCCGGCGGCGTGCGGCAAATCGTCAACGTGGTCAAGGCTTACGCCGACAAAGAACAAGAAGTGGCGCCGGCCCAATAACCAATAACTAGTAACCAATAACCCATAACTTGTTATTAGTTATTGGTTATTGGCAAACCAAGGAGAATTTTGCAATGGCTGATTTAAACAAACTCGTCGAGGACCTGAGCGGTCTCACCGTCCTCGAAGCGGCAGAACTGACGAAGATGCTGGAAGCGAAGTGGGGCGTGTCTGCCGCCGCCCCGGTGGCTATGGCCGCCATGCCCGGCATGATGGCCGGCGCCGCCGCCGCCCCTGTTGAAGAGAAGACCGAGTTCACTGTCGTTCTCAAGGACGTTGGCCCCAAGAAGATCGAGGTCATCAAGGTCATCCGCCAGCTCACCAGCCTGGGCCTGAAGGAAGCCAAAGAGATGGCCGAGACTGCCAACGCCAAAGTGCTCGAAGCAGTGGGCAAGGAAGCCGCCGAAGACGGCAAGAAGAAGCTGGTCGAAGTCGGCGCGACGGTGGACATCGCCTAGTTCCAAACCAGACCTGCCGCGCTTGGTCGAAAGTTTGGCAAAACTTCACGGCGAAGCCGGTCAGGTCTTACCGCAACAAGCGCTCCAGAAGATACTCCTGGGGCGCTTTTGATTCTCTTGTTTGGGGCTTGTGCAACCCCTCCAACCCGCTCCCCACAAACCCTCTTCACTCTTAACAATGGACTGAATCCGCGCCCCGAAGCTATACTGTCTAACAATCACCCGGAGAAACAAATCGTGTTCTTCTCACTGTCGGTCGTCCTTATTGTCGTCATTAGCGTGCTCCTCGTCGAGGAGCGTTTGACGTTTGAGGCGGCGACGGTACCGGTGAGAAAAGATTAGCAACCGACATCCAGCCACAGGATCAACAATGAGCCGCCTCAAACGAGGCGGCTTTTTTGTTATCTGTGGCAGGAGCTTACTGTAGAGCGAATTGGCAAATCGCTCTACAAAAGGAGAGAGAACCTCATGAACGAAGAATTTACCCCTCAAGCCGATCTGTCTTACGACGGCGTCCCCGGCGAGCCGGTGGTGACGCCCGAGGCCGAAGCCGCCCAGTGGGTGAGCGACGCCATGTTTGATGCTTACAATGGCTGATAGCCGATAGCTCACCATGCGTTCCGATCTCATCAAATCCGGTTTCGAGCGCGCTCCGCACCGCGCCCTGCTCAAGGCCACCGGCGTCACCGACGCCGACATGAGCAAGCCCTTCATCGCCATCGTCAACTCCTACGTTGACGTTGTCCCCGGCCACGTCCATTTGCAGTCGTTCGGCAAAGTGGTGAAGGAGGCCGTCCGCGCCGCCGGCGGCGTCCCCTTTGAATTCAACACCATCGGCGTGGACGACGGCATTGCCATGGGCCACAAAGGTATGAAGTACAGTCTGCCCTCACGCGAGCTGATCGCTGACTGCGTGGAGACGATGATCGAGGCCCACCGCTTTGACGGGATGGTGTGCATCCCCAATTGCGACAAGATTGTGCCGGGCATGCTCATGGCCGCGATGCGCGTTGACATCCCGGCCATTTTTGTTTCCGGCGGGCCGATGGCCGCCGGCCGCACGCCCGACGGCGAAGCCATTGATCTCATCTCGGTGTTTGAGGGCGTAGGTGCATTCAAAGCCGGCAAGATTGACGAGAAGCGGCTGAAGGTGCTGGAGGACTTTGCCTGTCCTTCGTGCGGCTCGTGTTCGGGTATGTTCACCGCCAACTCGATGAACTGCCTGATGGAAGCCCTCGGCCTGGCCCTGCCCTACAACGGCTCGGCTCTGGCCCTCACCGCCGAACGTGAAGCCCTCGCCCGCAAAGCCGCCACCCTCATCCTCGACCTCGTTGCTCAAAACATCACTCCCCGCCAAATCGTCACCGCCGAAGCGCTGGACGATGCCTTTGCCCTCGACATGGCCATGGGCGGCTCGACCAACACCGTTCTGCACGCGCTGGCAATCGCGCAAGAGGCCGGGCTGGAGTATCCGCTCGCCCGCATCAACGCCGTTGCCGACCGCGTGCCGCACCTGTGCAAGGTCAGCCCGGCGGGCAAGTGGCACATGGAAGACGTGCATCGCGCGGGCGGCATCCCGGCCATCCTCACCGAGATCGCCTCGGACGGAAATACGTTACATCTGGATCGAGTCACGGTGAGCGGGGTAACGTTGCGCGAGTCCATTTCGGGCGCGGCGGTGAAAGATGCTGAGGTGATCCGGCCTCTGGATAATCCGCACTCCAAGACCGGCGGCCTGGCCGTTCTCTTCGGCAACCTTGCACCCGACGGGGCAGTCGTGAAAACAGGCGGCGTGAGCGATGGCATGAAGCGGCACAGCGGCCCGGCCCGGATTTACGAATCGCAAGAGGCGGCGATGCGCGGCATCTTGAATCACGAAGTGCAAGCCGGCGATGTGGTCGTCATTCGCTACGAAGGACCGGCCGGCGGCCCCGGCATGCAGGAAATGTTGTCGCCCACCAGCGCCATCATGGGTATGGGCCTGGGCGACAAGGTGGCCTTGATCACCGATGGCCGCTTCAGCGGCGGCACGCGCGGCGCTTGCATCGGCCATGTCAGCCCGGAAGCGGCGGCCCGCGGCCCGATTGCGGCTCTGCAAAACGGCGACATCGTCGAACTCGATCTTTATGCTCGGGCACTCAACGTCCGCCTCTCGGACGAAGAAATTCAATCGCGTTTGGCCGCCCTGCCGCCCTTCGTGCCTAACATCGAAAGCAAGTGGCTGAGGCGCTACGCCAAAATGGTGCAGAGCGCGGATAAGGGAGCGGTGTTGAGAGACTGAATGCGAATTCTCCAATTCTCTAATTCTCAAATCAGAGAATTGGAGAATTAGAGAATTCTTTGGAGGTAATTATGAAACGAACCGGCGCACAAACTGTTTGGGAATGTTTAGTTCGCGAAGGCGTGAAGACGATCTTCGGCTACCCAGGCGGGGCGATTTTGCCGACTTATGACGCCATGCTCGACTATCCGATCCATCACGTTTTGGTCCGGCACGAGCAGGGGGCCACCCACATGGCCGACGGCTACGCCCGGGCTTCGGGCAAAGTGGGAGCCGCCATCGCCACCTCCGGCCCCGGCGCTACCAACATGGTCACCGGCATCGCCACAGCCATGATGGACTCGTCGCCCATCGTCTGCATCACCGGCCAGGTCGGCTCAAAGGCCATCGGCTCGGATGCGTTTCAAGAGACCGACGTGACCGGCGTCACCTTGCCGGTCACCAAGCACAATTATCTTGTCACTCGCGCTGAAGATATTGCCCGCACGATTCGCGAAGCGTTCTACATCGCCGCCAGTGGCCGCCCCGGCCCGGTGCTGGTGGACATCACTAAAGACGCCCAGCAGAGTTCGTGCGAATTTGACTGGGAGGCCGCCGCCCCGCAACTCCCCGGCTATCGTCCCAACCTTCGCGCCCTGCCCGAAGAATTTCAAAAGGCCCTCGACCTGATCAACAACGCCAAACGCCCGCTCATTCTCGCCGGGCATGGCATCCTAATGAGTGGCGCGCG
The DNA window shown above is from Chloroflexota bacterium and carries:
- a CDS encoding 50S ribosomal protein L1; this translates as MAKPGKKYRAAAAKVDQSKAYQPKEALMLAKETSITKFDASVEVHMRMGLDPKQADQQVRAAVVMPAGLGKHVRVMVFAEGDAARVAKESGADYVADDEMMKKIQDGWTDFDVSIAVPEMMGKVGRLGRILGTRGLMPNPKAGTVAPANDLPRLIKEAKAGRVEFRLDKTANIHVVIGKASFTSDALYENFSSLMEAIKKAKPAGSKGIYIRRITVATTMGPGVKVDANAAQSLGGAA
- a CDS encoding 50S ribosomal protein L10 translates to MAITKKRRSELVQEYGELLKKSEALIITSYSGLNMKGIDTLRGKVRDASGEFHIVKNTLAALALKEAGLPVPEDVLTGSSAIGFAFKDVPAVAKAIADFAKDSEFVKVKGAVMGSKTLSIKQVEALASLPPLPVVRAQLLGLLNTPATRLTGAIAGGVRQIVNVVKAYADKEQEVAPAQ
- the rplL gene encoding 50S ribosomal protein L7/L12, with amino-acid sequence MADLNKLVEDLSGLTVLEAAELTKMLEAKWGVSAAAPVAMAAMPGMMAGAAAAPVEEKTEFTVVLKDVGPKKIEVIKVIRQLTSLGLKEAKEMAETANAKVLEAVGKEAAEDGKKKLVEVGATVDIA
- the ilvD gene encoding dihydroxy-acid dehydratase, with amino-acid sequence MRSDLIKSGFERAPHRALLKATGVTDADMSKPFIAIVNSYVDVVPGHVHLQSFGKVVKEAVRAAGGVPFEFNTIGVDDGIAMGHKGMKYSLPSRELIADCVETMIEAHRFDGMVCIPNCDKIVPGMLMAAMRVDIPAIFVSGGPMAAGRTPDGEAIDLISVFEGVGAFKAGKIDEKRLKVLEDFACPSCGSCSGMFTANSMNCLMEALGLALPYNGSALALTAEREALARKAATLILDLVAQNITPRQIVTAEALDDAFALDMAMGGSTNTVLHALAIAQEAGLEYPLARINAVADRVPHLCKVSPAGKWHMEDVHRAGGIPAILTEIASDGNTLHLDRVTVSGVTLRESISGAAVKDAEVIRPLDNPHSKTGGLAVLFGNLAPDGAVVKTGGVSDGMKRHSGPARIYESQEAAMRGILNHEVQAGDVVVIRYEGPAGGPGMQEMLSPTSAIMGMGLGDKVALITDGRFSGGTRGACIGHVSPEAAARGPIAALQNGDIVELDLYARALNVRLSDEEIQSRLAALPPFVPNIESKWLRRYAKMVQSADKGAVLRD